In Symbiobacterium terraclitae, the sequence CGGCGGTTACCGGGATTCTTGACTTCGAACTCATCCGAACCAAAGACATAGTTGAAAGAGATGGTCCCGCTGCGCACCGGGCGGAACCGGAACTCCAACACCGACCTGTTGGTGGTGTGTTGCAGCAGCATGAGCGAGAGGAGGGGGTCGGCCCCCGAGCCCGAGTCAAAACTCCAGGTCTTGTTCGGGGCGGCCCCGACGTCGACCGCCTTCCCGGTGGTGAGCACGGCGCCCTGCTCGATGTTGATGATGCCCCCGCCGCCGGTGAAGGTTCCCGAGGACGCAGCCTTCTTGGACCCTTCGTACTCGACGTCGGCCAGCCGGCCCGGATCATGGTCGATCAGGGGCCCCACGATCGCCATGGCCAGCTGCTCCTTGGTGGCGCTGCCCGGTACCACAATATTGAGGACGGAAAACTCCGCCTCTGCGTCACCCTCCGGAACAGGGGTTGCCAGGTCGACCTCAGCCAGCTCCCCTTCGCCCGTGAGTGGATCGAGCAGACCGGCTTCGTCCTCGTTCAACCCGCCCTCATAGGGGGGGATTTCACCGCGGTCCAACTCGTCTGCCATGGTGGGGGCAGCCGACAGGCTCATGCCCGCCATCATGCTGGCTGCGACCAGCCATGAGATCGCCTTGCGAAACGGCAGCTTCACGCGCGCTCTCCTCCTTTGCCCGAGGCTACGGGTTGTTCCTGACCTGCTCGGCCACGGCCGTGAAGGTGACAACCGTCTTCAAGCCCTGGTAGTCGTTGCCGGTGTTCAGGGGCAGCTCAACGGTGATGTAGAGGTCGAGGTTGTCGGTGGGCTCGAGCACGACGGCGGGCGTGAGCGACCTGCCGTCAAAGAAGGACGCCAGCGTACCGGAGGCCAGCACGTTGCCGTGCACGTCCCGGACAGTGACCTGCAGGACGTCTGCCAGGTCCTCGCCATTCGGACCCTTGACGGTGCGCGCGGCATCCTCAGTGACCTTGATCGTCGTCAGCCGGGCAGCGAGCGTGCCGATGTTCTCGATCTGCCACTCGCGCATGTGCGAGTCTCCGGGAGCCCAGAGACCGGTTTCCCGGGCGCCGGGCAAGTCTCCCGCAGCGCCGTCATCCGTATTGCTGATGTAGAAGATTGGGCCCTCCAGCGTCTCGTCCACCCGGTTGCCCTCGAGGGCCAGCGTACCGGCCACGAAATCCTGGCCTCCGGACTGGACGGAGTCCGTGAACAGGGCCAGCGTGAAGCCTGCCCCGCCGAGGACGGTGACGCCCACCAGCGAGGCGACCAAGACCCACTTGCGCAGCATCCCATCACATCCTCCCATCTGCGTTGTGACCCGGGTCAGCGACCCGGCGATGGACCCTTGGCGATTCGTTCTCCGTGGAGGCGTGTCTGTCGTTTCATCCCCGATCGGATGTCGCGTATCAGCTCGAGCGGGGGCGGAGCACCATCCCAGTGATGATGTGACAGACAGTAGTGCTCAGGGTCAGTGGGGCGCGCGACGCCCCGCTCGCAGATTTTCGCTCTGAGGAAAAGCGCGTGCACGACTGAGCGGCTGCTCCCAATCCCCGGGCCATGCGGGCCCGGGGATTGGGCACGTCAACCACTACCGGTTGTTCCGCTGCTGCTCGGCATGGACCACGAAGTCCACCACCAGGGTCTTGCCCTGGTACTCGTTGCCGGCGTCCCTGTCGAAGGCGACCTCGAACTTCATGTGCCGGTTCGAGGGGTACGCCAGGGGAATCTTGTCGCCATCGGGGTAGAGGATGGTCACGGGCCCCGCCAGGAAGTCGCTGAGCGGCGCCTCTGCCACCACCACGTCGGGACCGCCGCCCTGAGGCGTCTTGACCACGACGTTCAGCTGGCTGGCCAGGGCGACGTACTGGTCAGCGATCCCCTCGGTAAGGCGGGCCTCCACCGCCGTGAGCCACGCATCCATGCTCGTCTTGCACTCGGGGCGGTTGCCGTTGTAGACGGTCAGCGTCCGCGTATGCGAGTCGCCGGGAGCCCACACTCCGGTGGGAAGCAGACCCGGCGCGCCCGATGTCGTCCGGCCCTGCTCAGCTGTGATGTAGAACATCGGGCCGGGAACCGTGTCGCCGTCATTGCGTTCGCTGTCGAGGCACAGCGTTCCGGCGACAAAATCGGCGCTGGCGCTCTTGGAGTCAGTGAACAGGGCGAGCGTACCGCCGGCGGACACGGCCGCGATCGCAGCGGCTGCACCCATCGTCAACAGAAGCTTCTTGTTCATCCGGGCTCCTCCTCACTGAGACCCCGCCGGGACGTGTGCTCATCCCGGCGGGGACCTCCGGTCTGCTTAGTTCCAGGAAATGGGCTTGCCGTCAGCGTCGGTGTTGTTCCGCGCCTGGACGGCCACGAACTTCAGGTTGACGGTGCCGCTGGCGCCCTGGTACTCGTTGCCGGCCGCCAGCGGGAAGGACCAGTCGGCGGTCACCGAGGCGGTGTCACCATCGTCGTACTTGCCCAGCAGGTAGTAGCCGTTGTGGTCGCCCACGCCGCCGGACAGGGAGACGGTCACGGGATGAGAGCCTTCGAAGAGGGCGCCCTCCGTCGAGAACTGGACACCGATGAAGGCCTCGAGGCTGCCCGAGTAGGTCACGTTGACCGTGCAGGAGCCGCTGTCGCCAGGAGCCAGGTTGTTGGGATCGCCGATATCGCAGGAACCGAGGGCCACATTGCCGAGGGTCACCGTGCCGGCGCTGAAGGTGTTGTTGATGTTCTCGGTCTGGGCCGTGAACAGGGCGAAGCTGGCGCCGGTGATCAGCGCGGAAAGGGCACCCACGGTCGCGAGGGACATAAGGATCTTCTTCATACCGTCTCATCCTCCATGTGTTGTAGTGATAGGACTGGAGTCCTTACCCAGGCTGTGCTGGGTAAACCTTGCACTGCAGCTGCGCTGCAGGAGACTAGCTGGGGGACTGGGCGTCGGCGGGCTCCTTCTCGGCCTTCTTGGCCCGCTCTTCCTCCATGACCACCTGCACGATCTTGCGGATCTCCATGGCGATCAGCAGCACGCCCGGTGCGATCACCAGCGAGACAATGCCCACAGGCTTGCGCATGAACTCACGGAGGTAGCCGTAGTAAGGCACCCGCCAGCGCTGGATACCGACGACCTGCGAACGGCTCACCGGAGAGAGGTCCACGGCGTCGTTGTTGTCGCCCTTGGTCACGTAGGCGGTGGGCTCGCCGTTGACCGACACGATGCCGACCACGCGGTGGGTGATGAGCATTTCGGGTGCGTCGGCCGCACGGAACGTGATCACGTCGCCCTCCTTGATCTCGTGGTCAGGCTTGAGCGGTTCGACGATGATCACGTCGCCGGTCTTG encodes:
- a CDS encoding signal peptidase I, with the protein product MKLVLRILNGAVTAVLAVILVATVALAITARRSQDGMPSVLGYKVLSVLSGSMEPAIKTGDVIIVEPLKPDHEIKEGDVITFRAADAPEMLITHRVVGIVSVNGEPTAYVTKGDNNDAVDLSPVSRSQVVGIQRWRVPYYGYLREFMRKPVGIVSLVIAPGVLLIAMEIRKIVQVVMEEERAKKAEKEPADAQSPS
- a CDS encoding TasA family protein → MKKILMSLATVGALSALITGASFALFTAQTENINNTFSAGTVTLGNVALGSCDIGDPNNLAPGDSGSCTVNVTYSGSLEAFIGVQFSTEGALFEGSHPVTVSLSGGVGDHNGYYLLGKYDDGDTASVTADWSFPLAAGNEYQGASGTVNLKFVAVQARNNTDADGKPISWN
- a CDS encoding SipW-dependent-type signal peptide-containing protein codes for the protein MNKKLLLTMGAAAAIAAVSAGGTLALFTDSKSASADFVAGTLCLDSERNDGDTVPGPMFYITAEQGRTTSGAPGLLPTGVWAPGDSHTRTLTVYNGNRPECKTSMDAWLTAVEARLTEGIADQYVALASQLNVVVKTPQGGGPDVVVAEAPLSDFLAGPVTILYPDGDKIPLAYPSNRHMKFEVAFDRDAGNEYQGKTLVVDFVVHAEQQRNNR